In Caldicellulosiruptor morganii, the following proteins share a genomic window:
- a CDS encoding [Fe-Fe] hydrogenase large subunit C-terminal domain-containing protein, producing the protein MIAINKEKCVKCYKCIRVCPVQFANTIKGEYIELDNDFCIKCGRCVKYCEHGAREFKDDITLLKEMLASGVKPIAVVAPSARANFKIGKLINTLREIGFKEVYDVSFGADITTWAYIRYIQRFSKKSIIAQPCPVVVNYIEKHVPQLLDYLIPVQSPMMCVSIYLRKYLKKTEPIVFISPCIAKKDEIARFPDIVQLNVTYVSLIEEFGDIYNKAADTGKFDYAEGYLGKLFSRPGGLKENVNAYFKDAKVKQIEGDIVFEYLEKDYLNTPDNQKPLIVDILNCHEGCNKGTATKLDTPIDVIDYEFDVMKKRTFNKYKSKRLFNFFDKKLKLEDYITTYQNKRKYLEKPSADVLENIYNEMLKTTPERRNLNCSACGHDSCEEMAIAIYYGYNRKENCVNYLKDKVSLENEELHYKNTQINKLLDEIHNTKIELEKLIKEVAFATDVVDRSMQEIAVGYSENAKEIENISSAVSGILEQIKLLDNISKELSSKIDVLNKTNNILQDIGSSISLYALNASIEASKITESKGFSVIATEIRKLADRMKVETSVVKKEFDTMINLMNEIPNLTESILSTIESINSSLVNESALSEELTAKSEEISAEISRLNALIQQEGVLEEKYNRRLQNS; encoded by the coding sequence ATGATTGCTATCAACAAAGAAAAGTGTGTAAAGTGTTACAAGTGTATACGTGTATGTCCTGTGCAATTTGCTAATACTATTAAGGGAGAATATATTGAACTAGACAATGATTTTTGCATCAAGTGTGGAAGGTGTGTAAAATACTGTGAACATGGAGCAAGGGAATTTAAAGATGATATTACTTTGCTTAAAGAGATGTTAGCTTCTGGTGTAAAACCTATTGCAGTTGTTGCTCCTTCTGCAAGAGCTAATTTCAAAATAGGAAAGCTCATAAATACTCTGAGAGAAATTGGATTTAAAGAGGTTTACGACGTTTCTTTTGGTGCAGATATAACCACTTGGGCTTATATCAGGTATATTCAGCGTTTTTCAAAAAAAAGTATTATTGCTCAGCCATGCCCTGTAGTAGTTAATTACATAGAAAAACATGTTCCTCAACTACTTGATTATCTAATTCCTGTCCAAAGTCCAATGATGTGTGTAAGCATTTATCTGAGAAAATATTTGAAAAAAACCGAACCAATAGTTTTTATTTCTCCATGTATTGCTAAAAAAGACGAAATAGCAAGATTTCCTGATATTGTCCAGTTGAATGTAACGTATGTTTCTTTAATAGAAGAATTTGGTGATATATACAACAAGGCTGCTGATACAGGAAAATTTGATTATGCTGAAGGATATTTAGGAAAACTTTTTAGCAGACCAGGTGGTTTAAAAGAAAATGTTAATGCATATTTCAAAGATGCAAAAGTAAAACAGATCGAGGGTGATATAGTATTTGAGTATTTAGAAAAAGACTATTTGAATACTCCAGACAATCAAAAACCTCTAATTGTTGACATATTAAACTGCCACGAGGGATGTAATAAAGGAACAGCTACTAAATTAGATACTCCTATCGACGTAATAGATTATGAATTTGATGTTATGAAGAAGAGAACATTTAACAAGTACAAAAGTAAAAGACTATTTAATTTTTTTGATAAGAAACTTAAATTAGAGGACTATATAACAACATACCAAAACAAGCGCAAGTATTTAGAAAAACCTTCTGCCGATGTATTAGAAAACATCTACAATGAAATGCTAAAAACCACGCCTGAAAGGAGAAATTTGAATTGCTCCGCATGTGGACATGATTCTTGCGAAGAAATGGCTATTGCAATCTATTATGGATATAACAGGAAAGAAAATTGTGTTAATTACTTAAAAGATAAAGTGTCTCTTGAAAATGAGGAGTTGCATTACAAGAATACCCAAATTAACAAGTTATTAGATGAAATACACAATACTAAAATTGAACTTGAAAAGTTAATAAAAGAAGTGGCATTTGCAACAGATGTTGTAGATAGGAGTATGCAAGAAATAGCAGTTGGATATAGTGAGAATGCTAAAGAAATTGAGAATATCTCTTCTGCGGTTTCTGGTATATTAGAACAGATTAAGTTGCTTGATAATATTAGTAAAGAGTTGTCTTCGAAAATAGATGTTCTAAACAAAACCAACAATATACTCCAGGATATTGGAAGTAGTATATCTCTTTATGCTTTAAATGCTTCTATTGAAGCTTCAAAGATAACCGAGTCAAAAGGCTTTTCTGTTATAGCTACAGAAATACGAAAACTTGCAGATAGAATGAAAGTCGAGACGTCTGTTGTGAAAAAAGAATTCGATACCATGATTAACTTAATGAACGAGATTCCTAATTTAACAGAAAGTATACTGAGTACAATTGAAAGTATAAACAGCTCTTTAGTAAATGAGAGTGCTTTAAGTGAGGAGCTAACGGCAAAAAGTGAGGAAATTTCAGCTGAAATTTCACGGCTCAATGCATTAATTCAACAGGAAGGTGTATTAGAAGAAAAATATAATAGGCGTTTGCAAAATAGCTGA